The DNA sequence TCGTGGCCTGCTCCCGTCCTGTGGTGGACGCCAAGTGGATGGAGAAGTCCCGGCAGGTGGGCACTTCTGGGCAGACGGTCAAGCCCAAGGTGTACCTGGCCATGGGTATCAGCGGATCGTTCCAGCACATGGGCGGTGTGAAGGGCAATCCGTTCATCGTAGCGGTGAACAACAACCCCAAGGCGCCAATCTTCCAGGTGGCCGACGTAGGGGTTGTGGAAGACATGCTGGAGTTCATCCCCGAGCTCAAGGACAAGGTGGAAGAGCTGAAGTAGACCAACCCACATGTCTGCCCAAGCGCAGTTATGCGTACGCTAAGGAAGCATAAAAAAACAGGTCTTATTGGAGACCGCCCGGTACTCACATGCGATATCAATGTCCCATTCAGGCACAAAATTTTGCCATGCAAGTGAGTGCCGGGCAATATAGTGGAAAGCCTTGCGGGTGAAAAATCAACCTTAATCTGTCGCTCCCTCTTCTTTGTCCCCCCTTGAGGGGGGCTGGGGGGGTGTTTCTTGTATTGCGACAGATGATGAATGACAAGGCACAAGCTTTGACCGCTCCTTTCTGAGTCGAAGAGCCTGGATTCCCGTCCCGGATCGGGGTCCGGGATGACGTTCTTTCGCGGGAATGAC is a window from the Desulfovermiculus halophilus DSM 18834 genome containing:
- a CDS encoding electron transfer flavoprotein subunit alpha/FixB family protein — its product is VACSRPVVDAKWMEKSRQVGTSGQTVKPKVYLAMGISGSFQHMGGVKGNPFIVAVNNNPKAPIFQVADVGVVEDMLEFIPELKDKVEELK